From the genome of Deinococcus sp. JMULE3, one region includes:
- the nuoL gene encoding NADH-quinone oxidoreductase subunit L — protein sequence MDSLPALYLLPLLPLLGFTILMILPRLRPRWFAGKTGGWLATGMVGAAFVIAVIRYLNQGAPAHEVLWPWLPNMALNANLSVGFWLDQLSALMALIITGVGFLIHLYSISYMGHDPKFTRFFAFLNFFVAMMLILVLADSYPLMFVGWEGVGMASYLLIGFWFSGRNSEASDAQVRAASDAEAVSNSNAARKAFIMNRIGDLGFMLGMFLLFKLYGTLSIPELAERVEGAQVAQAGIELACLFLLVGAVGKSGQLPLTTWLPDAMAGPTPVSALIHAATMVTAGVYLVARSHFLYDLAPNASLWVAWVGGLTALYGALSALNQSDIKKILAYSTVSQLGYMFLAVGLHSYSAGVFHLLTHAFFKALLFLAAGAVIHALHEEQDVRKMGGLHKFMPFTHLVSVAGVLAIAGIPIWSGFFSKDAILAAAYEQSLPLYLIGLGVALLTAFYMGRWYFLVWRGAYRGHGHPHEADTLTKIPLGVLAALATLAGFLNIPTFLGGKHAFDNYIGRAIPLHAHEIPASTEWMLTVFAVLAGVLGLGWAFLAHRRGALATGPLGELSRNSLYLDALYDNVVSAPSRAIAGALDTVDRGTDDALNGVARNASGPGGLFTLWQSGFVRAYAVSMLLGTAAIIGYWALKTIGSGA from the coding sequence GTGGATAGTCTTCCTGCTCTGTACCTGCTGCCGCTGCTGCCCCTGCTGGGCTTCACGATCCTGATGATCCTGCCTCGCCTGAGGCCCCGCTGGTTTGCCGGTAAGACCGGTGGCTGGCTGGCGACCGGGATGGTCGGCGCGGCGTTCGTCATCGCCGTCATCCGTTACCTGAACCAGGGCGCGCCCGCCCATGAGGTGCTGTGGCCGTGGCTGCCGAACATGGCGCTGAACGCGAACCTGTCGGTGGGCTTCTGGCTCGATCAGCTCTCGGCCCTGATGGCGCTGATCATCACGGGCGTGGGCTTCCTGATTCACCTGTACTCGATCTCGTACATGGGGCACGACCCGAAGTTCACGCGGTTCTTCGCGTTCCTGAACTTCTTCGTGGCGATGATGCTGATCCTGGTGCTGGCCGACTCGTACCCGCTGATGTTTGTCGGCTGGGAGGGGGTGGGCATGGCGTCGTACCTGCTGATCGGCTTCTGGTTCAGTGGCCGGAACAGCGAGGCGAGTGACGCGCAGGTGCGTGCCGCCAGCGACGCCGAGGCGGTCAGCAACTCCAACGCGGCGCGCAAGGCGTTCATCATGAACCGCATCGGGGACCTGGGCTTCATGCTGGGCATGTTCCTGCTGTTCAAGCTGTACGGCACCCTGAGCATCCCCGAACTCGCCGAGCGGGTCGAGGGCGCGCAGGTCGCGCAGGCGGGCATCGAACTCGCGTGCCTGTTCCTGCTCGTCGGCGCGGTCGGCAAGAGCGGTCAGCTGCCCCTGACGACCTGGCTGCCGGACGCCATGGCGGGCCCCACGCCCGTCTCCGCGCTGATCCACGCGGCGACCATGGTCACAGCCGGGGTGTACCTCGTGGCGCGCAGCCACTTCCTGTACGACCTCGCGCCGAACGCCAGCCTGTGGGTCGCGTGGGTGGGCGGCCTGACCGCGCTGTACGGCGCGCTGTCCGCGCTGAACCAGTCGGACATCAAGAAGATCCTGGCGTACTCCACCGTGTCGCAGCTGGGCTACATGTTCCTCGCGGTGGGCCTGCACTCGTACTCGGCGGGCGTGTTCCACCTGCTCACGCACGCGTTCTTCAAGGCGCTGCTGTTCCTCGCGGCGGGCGCCGTGATCCACGCGCTGCACGAGGAGCAGGACGTGCGCAAGATGGGCGGCCTGCACAAATTCATGCCGTTCACGCACCTCGTGTCCGTGGCGGGTGTGCTGGCGATCGCCGGGATTCCCATCTGGAGCGGCTTCTTCAGCAAGGACGCGATCCTGGCCGCCGCGTACGAGCAGAGCCTCCCGCTGTACCTGATCGGACTGGGCGTGGCGCTGCTGACCGCGTTCTACATGGGCCGCTGGTACTTCCTGGTGTGGCGCGGCGCGTACCGCGGGCACGGCCACCCGCACGAGGCGGACACCCTCACGAAGATCCCGCTGGGCGTGCTGGCCGCGCTGGCGACCCTGGCGGGCTTCCTGAACATCCCCACGTTCCTGGGCGGCAAGCACGCTTTCGACAACTACATCGGCCGGGCGATCCCGCTGCACGCGCACGAGATTCCCGCCAGCACCGAGTGGATGCTGACCGTCTTCGCCGTCCTCGCGGGCGTGCTGGGGCTGGGCTGGGCATTCCTGGCGCACCGCCGCGGCGCCCTGGCGACCGGGCCGCTGGGTGAACTCAGCCGCAACAGCCTGTACCTCGACGCGCTGTACGACAACGTCGTCTCGGCCCCCAGCCGCGCCATCGCGGGCGCGCTGGACACCGTGGACCGCGGCACCGACGACGCCCTGAATGGCGTCGCCCGCAACGCCAGCGGCCCCGGCGGGCTGTTCACGCTGTGGCAGAGCGGCTTCGTCCGCGCCTACGCCGTCAGCATGCTGCTCGGCACCGCCGCCATCATCGGCTACTGGGCCCTCAAGACCATCGGGAGCGGCGCATGA
- the nuoK gene encoding NADH-quinone oxidoreductase subunit NuoK: MVPTTFYLGLSGILFALGMVGVLTRRTAIMVFLSVELMLNAANLALVAFARSWGDPTGQTAVFIVMTLAAAEVAIGLAIIVAIFRKRETTNVDDLAALKG; the protein is encoded by the coding sequence ACCACCTTCTACCTGGGCCTGTCCGGGATTCTGTTCGCGCTGGGCATGGTGGGCGTGCTGACGCGCCGCACGGCGATCATGGTGTTCCTGTCGGTGGAACTGATGCTGAACGCCGCGAACCTCGCGCTGGTGGCGTTCGCGCGGTCGTGGGGCGACCCGACCGGGCAGACGGCCGTGTTCATCGTGATGACGCTGGCCGCCGCCGAGGTGGCGATCGGGCTGGCGATCATCGTCGCGATCTTCCGTAAACGCGAGACCACGAACGTGGACGATCTCGCGGCATTGAAAGGCTGA